A part of Desulfovibrio sp. X2 genomic DNA contains:
- a CDS encoding PAS domain-containing sensor histidine kinase has protein sequence MRKHSEHPEEPTADCPCSAASAASATSRAQEEAPGEDIRAKLMGLGESSTRKSYYPELKRRLEELERFRALLDQSSDTIFLVDGTDGHVIDVTGSAEAIGLSRERLVGRKIDSLLTSRGASRLRRVLVRGGGIVHLDDDARMVADGRESPPLEASVRVVGVGGQKYAMISCRDVSAQVEARREIEKARDELERRVEERTRELTVANLLLHEAVRKHKRAEERYRRAKEQAEEANRAKTEFLSVVSHELRTPLTAVRGFTQIIAKQLEKNIFPLLPGDDGKLARTMQHMRENLVIVNLESQRLSGLINDLLDIAKLESGRVDFAREPVNIAHVLEHAVLATESIFQEAGIPLVLSVAQDMPPVLGDYDRLIQVVVNLLSNAVKFCDDKEVRCEGWVGREHILVCVTDSGPGIAEEYQEKIFEKFVQAGDSLTGRPKGTGLGLAISRQIVERHGGHIWVESQPGAGSSFCFNLPVIAPPAAHDGGDGNGDHQEPV, from the coding sequence ATGCGCAAGCACTCTGAGCACCCCGAGGAACCGACCGCGGACTGCCCCTGCTCCGCCGCGTCCGCCGCATCCGCCACATCCCGAGCGCAAGAGGAAGCGCCGGGCGAGGACATCCGCGCCAAGCTCATGGGGCTCGGCGAGAGCTCCACGCGCAAGAGCTACTACCCCGAGCTCAAGCGCCGCCTGGAGGAGCTCGAGCGCTTCCGCGCCCTGCTCGACCAGAGCAGCGACACCATCTTTCTCGTGGACGGCACGGACGGCCACGTCATCGACGTCACCGGCTCGGCCGAGGCCATCGGCCTGTCGCGCGAGCGGCTGGTGGGGCGGAAGATCGACAGCCTGCTCACCAGCCGGGGCGCCTCCAGGCTGCGCCGCGTGCTGGTTCGGGGCGGCGGCATCGTGCACCTGGACGACGACGCCCGGATGGTCGCGGACGGCCGCGAGTCCCCGCCGCTCGAGGCCAGCGTGCGCGTGGTCGGCGTGGGCGGGCAGAAGTACGCCATGATTTCGTGCCGCGACGTCTCGGCCCAGGTGGAGGCCAGGCGCGAGATAGAGAAGGCGCGCGACGAGCTCGAGCGCCGCGTGGAGGAGCGCACCCGGGAGCTGACCGTGGCCAACCTGCTGCTGCACGAGGCCGTGCGCAAGCACAAGCGGGCAGAGGAGCGCTATCGCCGCGCCAAGGAGCAGGCCGAGGAGGCCAACCGCGCCAAGACCGAATTCCTCTCCGTGGTCTCGCACGAGCTGCGCACGCCGCTCACGGCCGTGCGCGGCTTCACCCAGATCATCGCCAAGCAGCTCGAGAAGAACATCTTCCCCCTGCTGCCGGGCGACGACGGAAAGCTCGCCCGGACCATGCAGCACATGCGCGAGAACCTGGTCATCGTGAACCTCGAGAGCCAGCGCCTCTCCGGGCTCATCAACGACCTGCTCGACATCGCCAAGCTCGAGAGCGGCCGCGTGGACTTCGCGAGGGAGCCGGTGAACATCGCCCACGTGCTCGAGCATGCCGTGCTGGCCACGGAATCCATCTTCCAGGAGGCAGGCATCCCCCTCGTCCTCTCCGTGGCCCAGGACATGCCCCCGGTGCTCGGCGACTACGACCGGCTCATCCAGGTCGTGGTCAACCTCCTGTCCAACGCCGTGAAGTTCTGCGACGACAAGGAGGTCCGCTGCGAGGGCTGGGTCGGCAGGGAGCACATCCTGGTCTGCGTCACGGACAGCGGTCCGGGGATTGCCGAAGAGTACCAGGAAAAGATATTCGAGAAGTTCGTCCAGGCCGGAGACAGCCTCACGGGACGCCCCAAGGGCACGGGGCTCGGCCTGGCCATCAGCCGCCAGATCGTGGAACGCCACGGCGGCCACATCTGGGTGGAGAGCCAGCCCGGCGCGGGCAGCTCGTTCTGCTTCAACCTGCCGGTCATCGCGCCCCCGGCCGCACACGACGGCGGGGACGGGAACGGCGATCACCAGGAGCCCGTATGA
- a CDS encoding ABC transporter permease, translating into MKGSRLAFWIFLAPVLCWLFLLIVLPHMDLLLMSLRGTNDLGEPAWTLANYMNFFNEPIYWLTFVRTASYAVLTTLITFLLAMPVAFYIAKVAHPRARGALLVMLLLPFWVSELVRVYGWMILLRESGVLNYFLVRLGILHRPVEMLYNDATMIMGLVYTSMLFMIVPLVSVMESLDDSLIEAAHDLGASAPVIWREIIIPHCKPGITSGAIVVFMLTLGNYLTPNLMGGKNSLWFTEQIYNQFIASFNWNQGAAFGFLLLLLSSCIIWLGLRLTRQKLGEVAA; encoded by the coding sequence ATGAAGGGCTCGCGCCTGGCCTTCTGGATCTTTCTCGCGCCGGTGCTCTGCTGGCTCTTCCTGCTCATCGTGCTGCCGCACATGGACCTGCTGCTCATGAGCCTGCGCGGCACGAACGACCTGGGCGAGCCCGCCTGGACGCTCGCCAACTACATGAATTTCTTCAACGAGCCCATCTACTGGCTGACCTTCGTGCGCACCGCGTCCTACGCCGTGCTGACCACGCTGATCACCTTCCTGCTGGCCATGCCCGTGGCCTTCTACATCGCCAAGGTGGCCCACCCCAGGGCGCGCGGCGCGCTGCTCGTCATGCTCCTGCTGCCGTTTTGGGTCAGCGAGCTCGTGCGCGTCTACGGCTGGATGATCCTCCTGCGCGAGTCCGGGGTGCTGAACTACTTCCTGGTCAGGCTCGGCATCCTGCACCGGCCGGTGGAGATGCTCTACAACGACGCGACCATGATCATGGGGCTCGTCTACACCTCCATGCTGTTCATGATCGTGCCGCTGGTCTCGGTCATGGAGAGTCTGGACGACAGCCTCATCGAGGCCGCCCACGACCTGGGCGCGAGCGCCCCGGTCATCTGGCGCGAGATCATCATCCCGCACTGCAAGCCCGGCATCACCTCGGGCGCCATCGTGGTCTTCATGCTCACGCTCGGCAACTACCTGACGCCCAACCTCATGGGCGGCAAGAACTCGCTGTGGTTCACCGAGCAGATCTACAACCAGTTCATCGCCAGCTTCAACTGGAACCAGGGCGCGGCCTTCGGCTTCCTGCTCCTGCTCTTAAGCTCCTGCATCATCTGGCTCGGGCTCAGGCTCACGCGCCAGAAGCTCGGGGAGGTGGCCGCATGA
- a CDS encoding ABC transporter ATP-binding protein, translating into MDKSNDLSIRSLVKRFEAFTAVDDVSFDVPTGSFFSILGPSGCGKTTLLRMVAGFESPTSGEIEIRGRSMLGVPPNKRPVNLVFQHLALFPMMTVAENIAFGLRRRGVKGGEIRRRVETMLERVGLPGYGEKRVSQLSGGQKQRVAIARCLVLEPSVLLLDEPLGALDLKLREQMKVELKKLQAKVGTTFIYITHDQSEALVMSDRVAVMNRGRFEQVGTPQELYAEPRTPFVARFVGENNVWSGDVVDCRPDGVSIRTDEGYVFKARTAEDCALGTRADLFLRPEAMRIEPREAEGLNTFKVTVKAILFDGANSRLLTVTQEEHELLVTLPQNRRFDHLAPGHEIAVGWHPESGICFSARDAS; encoded by the coding sequence ATGGACAAAAGCAACGATCTCTCCATCCGCAGCCTGGTCAAGCGCTTCGAGGCCTTCACCGCCGTGGACGACGTCTCCTTCGACGTGCCCACGGGCTCCTTCTTCTCCATCCTCGGCCCGTCCGGCTGCGGCAAGACCACGCTCCTGCGCATGGTCGCAGGCTTCGAGTCGCCCACCTCGGGCGAGATAGAGATCCGCGGCAGGAGCATGCTCGGGGTGCCGCCCAACAAGCGGCCCGTGAACCTGGTCTTCCAGCACCTGGCGCTCTTCCCGATGATGACCGTGGCCGAGAACATCGCCTTCGGGCTCAGGCGCCGCGGCGTGAAGGGCGGGGAGATCAGGAGGCGCGTGGAGACCATGCTCGAGCGCGTGGGGCTGCCGGGCTACGGCGAGAAGCGCGTGAGCCAGCTCTCGGGCGGACAGAAGCAGCGCGTGGCCATCGCCCGCTGCCTGGTGCTCGAGCCCTCGGTGCTGCTCCTGGACGAGCCGCTGGGCGCGCTGGACCTGAAGCTGCGCGAGCAGATGAAGGTCGAGCTCAAGAAGCTGCAGGCCAAGGTGGGCACCACCTTCATCTACATCACCCACGACCAGTCCGAGGCCCTGGTCATGTCCGACCGCGTGGCAGTCATGAACCGCGGCCGCTTCGAGCAGGTGGGCACGCCCCAGGAGCTCTACGCAGAGCCCAGGACACCCTTCGTGGCCCGCTTCGTGGGCGAGAACAACGTCTGGTCGGGCGACGTGGTGGACTGCAGGCCGGACGGCGTGTCCATCCGCACGGACGAGGGCTACGTCTTCAAGGCGCGCACCGCGGAGGACTGCGCGCTCGGCACCCGGGCCGACCTCTTCCTCAGGCCCGAGGCCATGCGCATCGAGCCGCGCGAGGCCGAGGGGCTGAACACCTTCAAGGTCACGGTCAAGGCCATCCTCTTCGACGGCGCCAACAGCCGCCTGCTCACGGTCACGCAGGAGGAGCACGAGCTGCTCGTGACCCTGCCCCAGAACCGCCGCTTCGACCATCTGGCGCCCGGCCACGAGATCGCCGTGGGCTGGCATCCGGAGTCCGGCATCTGCTTCAGCGCCAGGGACGCGTCATGA
- a CDS encoding iron-containing alcohol dehydrogenase, giving the protein MTDEHAFLELRTFLTPEFVFGTGSAWLAGRYCENLGARRVLLVTDPGVREAGWAAKVEDSLADDGIQATTFAAVSSNPRAAEVMDGGRLYAAERCEGIVALGGGSVIDCAKGIAVVAGSGRDVRRFAGVDKVRHACPPLVCIPTTAGSGSDVSQFAVIKDEEAGGKLIIASRSVVPDASLVDPLLTATLPRELTAACGLDALCHALEAYVSNAASPMSDLYALKALTLIGQSLCAAFSNGSDLAARGRMMLGSLYAGLAFSNAVPGAVHALAHPVSAALDLHHGRCNAALLEEVIAFNFEAAPGRYVAAARALGAEMPEDITAGAPPVLGRDALLALVRGLKARLGATERLSSLGVRPEDLDGLAAQAEAAPYLLTNPRPLSRGDLAEIYAQAL; this is encoded by the coding sequence ATGACCGACGAACACGCTTTTCTGGAACTGCGCACGTTTCTCACCCCGGAGTTCGTCTTCGGCACCGGATCCGCCTGGCTTGCGGGCCGGTACTGCGAGAACCTCGGGGCGCGCCGCGTCCTTCTGGTCACCGATCCCGGGGTGCGGGAAGCGGGCTGGGCCGCCAAGGTGGAGGACAGCCTCGCCGACGACGGCATACAGGCCACGACCTTCGCGGCCGTCTCCTCCAACCCCCGCGCGGCGGAGGTCATGGACGGCGGACGGCTCTACGCGGCCGAGAGGTGCGAAGGCATCGTGGCGCTCGGCGGCGGCAGCGTCATCGACTGCGCCAAGGGCATCGCCGTGGTCGCGGGCAGCGGGCGCGACGTCCGCCGCTTCGCGGGCGTGGACAAGGTCCGCCACGCCTGCCCGCCGCTGGTCTGCATCCCCACCACCGCGGGCAGCGGCTCCGACGTCTCGCAGTTCGCGGTGATCAAGGACGAGGAGGCGGGCGGCAAGCTGATCATCGCCAGCCGCAGCGTGGTGCCCGACGCCTCCCTGGTCGATCCGCTGCTGACCGCGACCCTGCCCCGCGAGCTGACCGCGGCCTGCGGCCTGGACGCGCTCTGCCACGCACTCGAGGCCTACGTCTCCAACGCCGCCTCGCCCATGAGCGACCTCTACGCGCTGAAGGCCCTCACGCTCATCGGCCAGAGCCTGTGCGCGGCCTTTTCCAACGGCTCGGACCTGGCCGCGCGCGGCCGCATGATGCTCGGCAGCCTCTATGCCGGGCTGGCCTTCTCCAACGCCGTGCCGGGCGCGGTGCACGCCCTGGCCCACCCCGTGAGCGCAGCCCTGGACCTGCACCACGGGCGCTGCAACGCCGCGCTCCTGGAGGAGGTCATCGCCTTCAACTTCGAGGCCGCGCCGGGCCGCTACGTGGCCGCGGCGCGGGCGCTGGGCGCGGAGATGCCCGAGGACATCACGGCCGGGGCGCCGCCGGTGCTCGGCCGCGACGCCCTGCTCGCCCTGGTGCGCGGGCTCAAGGCCCGGCTCGGCGCCACGGAGCGGCTGTCCTCCCTGGGCGTGCGCCCGGAGGACCTGGACGGCCTCGCGGCCCAGGCCGAGGCCGCGCCCTACCTGCTGACCAACCCACGCCCCCTGAGCCGCGGCGATCTGGCGGAAATATATGCGCAAGCACTCTGA
- a CDS encoding O-acetylhomoserine aminocarboxypropyltransferase/cysteine synthase family protein has product MSDNPLSPETLALHAGHTPDCATHARAVPIYQTTSYTFDSVQHAADLFALRTPGYIYTRIMNPTTDVLESRLAALHGAAGACAAASGMAAIFNAVCTIAAAGQNIVTGSNLYGGTHTLFAHTLKRFGIEARFVDSSDPRNFAEAIDAKTRLVYTESIGNPRCNVDDIAGIAAVAHDHGLPFIVDNTVAPPPLFNPFDHGADIVVYSLTKMIGGHGTAIGGAVVDGGRFDWLAGNRYPEITDPDPAYHGLKFAEIFCSLPDGEKACPAYILKLRTTMLRDVGACLAPMNSFLLLQGLETLPMRARAHVANAAKVAEHLSTHPAVAWVNYAGLPSHPDFERARRFLPLGPGAVFGFGLKGGFEAGKRFIESVKLCSHLANILDAKTLVIHPASTTHSQLTPEELKKAGVMPEMIRISVGLESAEDIIADLDQALGR; this is encoded by the coding sequence ATGAGCGACAACCCCCTATCCCCCGAGACCCTGGCCCTGCACGCGGGCCACACGCCGGACTGCGCCACCCACGCGCGCGCGGTGCCCATCTACCAGACCACGAGCTACACCTTCGATTCCGTGCAGCACGCCGCGGATCTCTTCGCCCTGCGCACGCCGGGCTACATCTACACGCGGATCATGAACCCGACCACGGACGTGCTGGAGAGCCGCCTGGCCGCCCTGCACGGCGCCGCGGGCGCCTGCGCCGCGGCCTCGGGCATGGCCGCCATCTTCAACGCCGTGTGCACCATCGCCGCGGCCGGGCAGAACATCGTCACCGGCTCGAACCTCTACGGCGGCACGCACACCCTCTTCGCCCACACCTTGAAACGCTTCGGCATCGAGGCGCGCTTCGTGGACTCCTCGGACCCGAGGAACTTCGCCGAGGCCATCGACGCGAAGACGCGGCTCGTCTACACCGAGTCCATCGGCAACCCGCGCTGCAACGTGGACGACATCGCCGGGATCGCGGCCGTGGCCCACGACCACGGCCTGCCCTTCATCGTGGACAACACCGTGGCCCCGCCGCCGCTCTTCAACCCCTTCGACCACGGCGCGGACATCGTGGTCTACTCCCTGACCAAGATGATCGGCGGCCACGGCACGGCCATCGGCGGCGCGGTCGTGGACGGCGGCCGCTTCGACTGGCTGGCGGGCAACCGCTACCCCGAGATCACCGACCCGGACCCGGCCTACCACGGCCTCAAGTTCGCGGAAATCTTCTGCTCCCTGCCGGACGGCGAAAAGGCCTGCCCGGCCTACATCCTGAAGCTGCGCACGACCATGCTGCGCGACGTGGGCGCCTGCCTCGCGCCCATGAACAGCTTCCTCCTCCTGCAGGGGCTCGAGACCCTGCCCATGCGCGCCCGCGCGCACGTGGCGAACGCGGCCAAGGTGGCGGAGCACCTCTCCACCCACCCGGCCGTGGCCTGGGTGAACTACGCGGGGCTGCCCTCGCACCCGGACTTCGAGCGCGCCAGGCGCTTCCTCCCCCTCGGCCCGGGCGCGGTCTTCGGCTTCGGGCTCAAGGGCGGATTCGAGGCCGGAAAACGCTTCATCGAGTCCGTGAAGCTCTGCTCGCACCTGGCGAACATCCTGGACGCCAAGACCCTCGTCATCCACCCGGCCTCCACCACGCACTCCCAGCTCACGCCCGAGGAGCTTAAAAAGGCCGGGGTCATGCCGGAGATGATCCGCATCTCCGTGGGGCTCGAGAGCGCCGAGGACATCATCGCCGACCTGGACCAGGCGCTGGGCCGGTAG
- a CDS encoding glycerophosphodiester phosphodiesterase family protein, giving the protein MHADTPLAALLSRGRLVCAHRGARSLAPENTMPAAEAALGARADMWEMDVQRTSDGQLVVFHDDTLERTTNVAERPEFAARAPWPVAAFSLAELRGLDAGSWFAARDPHGAVAAGEVDAAALKAGRGARIPLLAEALAFTVRRGLAMNLEIKDQIHAPGDLSIVPQVLDAVRAAGAEGLVLLSSFNHTYVAEAVRLAPALPCGALVEERHAAGGDAASIAAYLKELGAAAYHPDDEITDLDLVRGLFEHGVLVNLYTVNDMARALALFEAGATTVITDYPQRLRAALEAQG; this is encoded by the coding sequence ATGCACGCCGACACGCCCCTGGCCGCGCTCCTCTCGCGCGGCCGCCTCGTCTGCGCCCACCGCGGCGCGCGCTCCCTGGCCCCGGAGAACACCATGCCCGCCGCAGAGGCGGCGCTCGGGGCGCGGGCGGACATGTGGGAGATGGACGTGCAGCGCACGTCCGACGGACAGCTGGTGGTCTTTCACGACGACACGCTCGAGCGCACCACGAACGTGGCCGAGCGGCCCGAGTTCGCCGCGCGCGCGCCCTGGCCGGTCGCGGCCTTCAGCCTGGCCGAGCTCAGGGGCCTGGACGCGGGCTCGTGGTTCGCCGCGCGCGACCCGCACGGCGCCGTGGCCGCGGGCGAGGTGGACGCGGCCGCGCTCAAGGCCGGGCGCGGGGCGAGGATCCCGCTGCTCGCCGAGGCGCTGGCCTTCACCGTGCGCCGCGGCCTGGCCATGAACCTCGAGATCAAGGACCAGATCCACGCGCCCGGGGACCTCTCCATCGTGCCCCAGGTGCTGGACGCGGTGCGCGCTGCCGGGGCCGAGGGGCTCGTCCTCCTCTCCTCCTTCAACCACACGTACGTGGCCGAGGCCGTGCGGCTCGCGCCCGCGCTCCCCTGCGGCGCCCTCGTGGAAGAGCGCCACGCGGCCGGGGGCGACGCGGCGAGCATCGCGGCCTACCTGAAGGAGCTGGGCGCAGCGGCCTACCACCCGGACGACGAGATAACGGACCTCGACCTCGTGCGCGGCCTCTTTGAGCACGGCGTCCTGGTCAACCTCTACACGGTCAACGACATGGCCCGCGCCCTGGCCCTTTTCGAGGCGGGCGCGACCACGGTCATCACGGACTACCCGCA
- a CDS encoding extracellular solute-binding protein, whose amino-acid sequence MKRTIALAAVLIFVLAASAQAATLRLLTWKGYAPEELVQKFEKETGITVEVTYSNNEEMIAKLRATRGAGFDLAQPSQDRISSVQKEFKIYKPIDYKKIDKALFIPSMLEAVKRNTLVDGKSYAVPFCWGTSGLIVNKDKAPGVDSYKALLDPKYKGRVSYRLKRPTLIAMGFALGYDPFALYSSPEKYKAMLDKIEDTLIKAKPIVQNYWANGDALLQSMRSGEVTVAMAWDNGGWKLHAENPAIDFVAPKEGALGWIDTFAIPAKSENLDAAYKWINFMMKPENAGYFTTKENTPTASEGAGKFVAPDVQANFDRCFPKSVIDNIKWYPPVPAQLEAMEGKVLDKIKAAE is encoded by the coding sequence ATGAAAAGAACCATCGCGCTGGCAGCCGTCCTGATCTTCGTCCTGGCCGCTTCGGCCCAGGCCGCGACCCTGAGGCTCCTGACCTGGAAGGGCTACGCCCCCGAGGAGCTGGTGCAGAAGTTCGAGAAGGAGACGGGCATCACGGTGGAGGTGACCTACTCCAACAACGAGGAGATGATCGCCAAGCTGCGCGCCACGCGCGGCGCGGGCTTCGACCTGGCCCAGCCGAGCCAGGACCGCATCTCCTCGGTGCAGAAAGAGTTCAAGATCTACAAGCCCATCGACTACAAGAAGATCGACAAGGCGCTCTTCATCCCCTCCATGCTCGAGGCCGTGAAGAGGAACACCCTGGTCGACGGCAAGTCCTACGCCGTGCCCTTCTGCTGGGGCACCTCCGGCCTCATCGTGAACAAGGACAAGGCCCCGGGCGTTGACAGCTACAAGGCCCTGCTCGATCCCAAGTACAAGGGCCGCGTGAGCTACCGCCTGAAGCGCCCGACCCTCATCGCCATGGGCTTCGCCCTGGGCTACGATCCCTTCGCCCTGTACTCCAGCCCCGAGAAGTACAAGGCCATGCTGGACAAGATCGAGGACACCCTGATCAAGGCCAAGCCCATCGTCCAGAACTACTGGGCCAACGGCGACGCCCTGCTGCAGTCCATGCGCTCGGGCGAGGTCACCGTGGCCATGGCCTGGGACAACGGCGGCTGGAAGCTGCACGCCGAGAACCCGGCCATCGACTTCGTGGCCCCCAAGGAAGGCGCCCTCGGCTGGATCGACACCTTCGCCATCCCGGCCAAGTCCGAGAACCTGGACGCCGCCTACAAGTGGATCAACTTCATGATGAAGCCCGAGAACGCGGGCTACTTCACGACCAAGGAGAACACCCCCACGGCCTCCGAGGGCGCGGGCAAGTTCGTGGCCCCCGATGTGCAGGCCAACTTCGACCGCTGCTTCCCCAAGTCCGTGATCGACAACATCAAGTGGTACCCGCCCGTCCCGGCCCAGCTGGAGGCCATGGAGGGCAAGGTGCTCGACAAGATCAAGGCCGCGGAGTAA
- a CDS encoding ABC transporter permease — MIRSLPTSKAYDWSYLAFIVLYFVFLFAPLLVTCVLAFNNSDFPALPWKGFSLDWFTAAGPDRVGIFHDAQNLRAIWTSFRTAFFVSILSTVVGTCASFLFEQEDFRFKGALYFLMLAPLVIPGVILGISILLAANSAGTFLDDNFGLDFSLFRPSFWLVVVGQFSFITTFVTLVVSARLKKFDRSLEEAALNLGATRLQVVWYITLRFLRPAIVGAAAVAFLMSFENFNTTLFLVGSEPTLPINLYLQVRDGSTPVINAISLLLIVGTSCLVLLNLFFSRGKED; from the coding sequence ATGATCCGCAGCCTGCCCACATCCAAGGCCTACGACTGGTCGTACCTGGCCTTCATCGTCCTCTACTTCGTCTTCCTCTTCGCGCCGCTCCTCGTCACCTGCGTGCTGGCCTTCAACAACTCGGACTTCCCGGCCCTGCCCTGGAAGGGCTTCTCGCTGGACTGGTTCACGGCCGCCGGGCCGGACCGCGTGGGCATCTTCCACGACGCCCAGAACCTGCGCGCCATCTGGACGAGCTTCCGCACCGCCTTCTTCGTCTCCATCCTGTCCACCGTGGTGGGCACCTGCGCCAGCTTCCTCTTCGAGCAGGAGGATTTCCGCTTCAAGGGCGCGCTCTACTTCCTGATGCTCGCGCCGCTGGTCATCCCGGGCGTCATCCTCGGCATCTCCATCCTGCTCGCGGCCAACTCCGCGGGCACCTTCCTGGACGACAACTTCGGCCTGGACTTCTCGCTCTTCCGCCCGAGCTTCTGGCTCGTGGTCGTGGGCCAGTTCTCGTTCATCACCACCTTCGTCACCCTGGTGGTCTCGGCGAGGCTCAAGAAGTTCGACCGTTCCCTGGAGGAGGCGGCGCTGAACCTCGGCGCCACGCGCCTTCAGGTCGTCTGGTACATCACCCTGCGCTTCCTGCGCCCGGCCATCGTGGGCGCGGCGGCGGTGGCCTTCCTCATGAGCTTCGAGAACTTCAACACCACCCTCTTCCTGGTCGGCTCCGAGCCCACCCTGCCCATCAACCTCTACCTCCAGGTACGCGACGGCAGCACGCCGGTGATCAACGCCATCTCGCTGCTGCTCATCGTGGGCACCTCCTGCCTGGTCCTGCTGAACCTCTTCTTCAGCCGCGGCAAGGAAGACTAG